In the Clostridium sporogenes genome, one interval contains:
- a CDS encoding pyridoxal phosphate-dependent aminotransferase codes for MKFSKRISDMQFSPIRKLAPYATEAKNKGIHVFHLNIGQPDIKTPECFTEGVKSYEEPVLKYSDSKGMDPLLESFIKYYKQWNTTFDKDELLVTNGGSEAIQFVLMALCDVGDEVIIPEPFYTNYNGFAESAGVNVVPFLTKAEEGFHLPKKEEIVSKISDKTRAILVSNPGNPTGVVYTYEELRMLADIAKEHDLFLIADEVYREFVYDGLKYTSAMYLEDVQDRVIIIDSISKRYSACGARIGLVASKNKELIHQILKLCQSRLCVPTVEQLGAANLINTPESYFTEVKAEYENRRNIMFEGLKNIPGVICEKPTGAFYIVAKLPVDNAEEFTKWMLTEFNHNNKTVMVAPAAGFYATEGLGEDEIRLSYCLKGEDLKEAMEILKLAIEKYNSK; via the coding sequence ATGAAATTTTCAAAAAGAATATCTGACATGCAATTTTCACCAATAAGAAAGCTTGCACCTTATGCAACTGAAGCTAAAAATAAAGGTATACATGTTTTCCATTTAAACATAGGACAACCAGATATCAAAACTCCAGAATGCTTTACTGAAGGTGTAAAATCTTATGAAGAACCTGTTTTAAAATACTCAGATTCTAAAGGTATGGATCCTTTATTAGAAAGTTTTATAAAATATTATAAACAATGGAATACAACTTTTGATAAAGATGAATTATTAGTGACAAATGGTGGAAGTGAAGCTATTCAATTTGTTTTAATGGCTTTATGTGATGTTGGAGATGAAGTTATAATACCAGAACCATTCTATACAAACTATAATGGTTTTGCTGAATCAGCTGGAGTTAATGTAGTTCCTTTCTTGACAAAAGCAGAAGAAGGATTCCATCTTCCAAAGAAAGAAGAAATAGTAAGCAAAATATCTGATAAAACAAGAGCAATATTAGTTTCAAATCCAGGAAATCCAACTGGTGTCGTTTATACTTATGAAGAATTAAGAATGCTTGCAGACATTGCTAAAGAACATGATTTATTCTTAATTGCAGATGAGGTTTATAGAGAATTTGTATATGATGGATTAAAATATACATCAGCTATGTATCTAGAAGATGTGCAAGATAGAGTTATAATAATAGATAGTATATCTAAACGTTATAGTGCTTGTGGAGCTAGAATAGGTCTTGTAGCTTCTAAAAACAAAGAACTTATACATCAAATATTAAAATTGTGTCAATCAAGATTATGTGTTCCTACAGTAGAACAACTTGGAGCAGCTAACTTAATAAATACTCCAGAAAGTTATTTCACAGAAGTAAAAGCTGAATATGAAAACAGACGTAATATAATGTTTGAAGGATTAAAAAATATTCCTGGAGTTATATGTGAAAAACCAACAGGAGCTTTTTACATAGTAGCTAAACTTCCTGTTGATAATGCAGAAGAATTTACTAAATGGATGCTAACTGAATTTAATCATAATAACAAAACTGTTATGGTAGCTCCAGCAGCTGGATTCTATGCAACAGAAGGTTTAGGAGAAGATGAAATAAGACTTTCTTATTGCTTAAAAGGTGAAGACTTAAAAGAAGCTATGGAAATATTAAAATT